In a genomic window of Methanosarcina horonobensis HB-1 = JCM 15518:
- a CDS encoding (Fe-S)-binding protein, with amino-acid sequence MKNEGKKDEVRKEIERAEELNGKVISEKNGKILPFEVDRRSVYKCVQCGTCRSVCPVFDVVGWESANTRGRMLIIKSLLEGRPPSEDVLSSLASCTTCGICAAKCPAGANPPEVVEAARAQLVKCGVTTEAQEKLRAAVTTSGNSFGETRSRLHWLSDAECTKLPAKSDYIYFVGCFDSYRYPEFAKKTFEVLQRFGVTLLPDERCCASPLLRTGFREDAEKVMQHNLEQIRKVGAHTIITSCAGCYTTLKNNYPEELRVISLPEFLAEHLEELNLKRLDLTVTYHDPCHLGRHNKVYEAPRKVIQAICTLKEMKNIKENSRCCGGGGGVRIGYPDISLELARNRLGDVPEGVDYIVTSCPLCVRNLRDAGGDIEIIDIVELVAMAME; translated from the coding sequence ATGAAAAACGAAGGAAAAAAAGACGAAGTAAGAAAAGAAATTGAGAGGGCAGAAGAATTGAATGGAAAAGTAATAAGCGAGAAAAACGGCAAAATACTGCCCTTTGAAGTTGACCGCCGTTCGGTTTATAAATGTGTACAGTGTGGAACCTGCCGCTCAGTCTGCCCTGTTTTTGACGTGGTCGGCTGGGAATCAGCCAACACTCGCGGAAGGATGCTTATCATTAAGAGCCTGCTCGAAGGCAGACCCCCTTCCGAAGATGTTCTCTCAAGCCTAGCTTCCTGCACGACCTGTGGGATCTGTGCTGCCAAATGTCCTGCTGGAGCAAACCCTCCCGAAGTGGTGGAAGCTGCCCGCGCCCAGCTGGTAAAATGCGGGGTGACAACCGAAGCCCAGGAAAAACTGAGGGCAGCAGTCACGACCAGTGGAAACTCCTTTGGGGAAACAAGAAGCCGTTTGCACTGGCTTTCTGATGCGGAATGTACAAAACTTCCGGCGAAGTCCGATTATATTTACTTTGTAGGCTGTTTTGACTCCTATCGCTACCCTGAATTTGCCAAAAAGACCTTTGAGGTCTTGCAGCGCTTCGGAGTTACCCTTCTGCCGGACGAGCGGTGCTGCGCTTCTCCTCTCCTCCGTACCGGTTTCAGGGAAGATGCAGAAAAGGTCATGCAGCATAACCTTGAGCAAATCAGAAAGGTAGGGGCTCACACAATCATCACAAGCTGTGCCGGCTGTTACACAACCCTCAAGAACAACTATCCTGAAGAACTCAGAGTTATCAGTCTACCTGAATTCCTTGCCGAGCACCTGGAAGAACTCAACCTTAAGCGTCTTGATCTCACAGTTACCTATCATGATCCCTGTCACCTGGGCAGGCACAATAAGGTCTATGAAGCCCCCAGAAAAGTTATTCAGGCTATCTGCACCCTCAAAGAGATGAAAAACATCAAAGAAAACTCGCGCTGCTGCGGCGGTGGAGGAGGAGTCAGGATAGGCTATCCCGATATCTCTCTTGAACTTGCCCGAAACAGGCTCGGAGACGTGCCCGAAGGTGTGGACTACATCGTTACTTCCTGCCCCCTCTGCGTGAGGAACCTCAGGGACGCAGGTGGAGATATCGAAATAATTGATATTGTAGAACTCGTAGCAATGGCGATGGAATAA
- a CDS encoding YgiQ family radical SAM protein: MSPEEVKARGWKELDIILVTGDAYVDHSSFGTAIIGRVLEDAGFRVGIIAQPRWDSPEDFKKLGKPRLFFSVSAGNTDSMVSNLTPGLKPRDKDAYSPGGKAGLRPNRATIIYSNRIKEAFPDVPIVLGGIEASLRRFAHYDYLSDKVRQSILADAPADLIVYGMGELQIVEIAKRLQKGDDLREIRDIPGTVWKMEVKAWKELKEKSKGTTETVAWDIASEAAEFPKEYIEIPSFSEVSQDKAAFAKAFRTYFLEQNPVTGKGVVQPHPKAVIMQNRPMRPLTEEELDHVYELPYMGEAHPSYKEPIPALEMVKFSLTTHRGCFGGCSFCAITQHQGRMIASRSIESVLREAKKLTEKPNFKGIINGVGGPTANMYGMGCRTWEKRGVCLDKACLYPQICPALDTSHKKLLELMKRLRELPGVRQVFTGYGVRYDLALEDEEYLEELCAHHISGQLRIAPEHFSRRVTDAMSKPGKEVYEKFTEKFAAFNKKCGKEQYIVNYLMSGHPGCTLKDMIEMAEYVRDHGGYTEQVQDFTPTPMTVSTCMYYTELDPFTGKKVYVARDKKEKAMQRALMHYRSPANYELVYEALEKAGRLDLVGNAHKCLIRRRERKEKKKQEK, encoded by the coding sequence ATGAGCCCTGAAGAAGTAAAAGCTCGCGGTTGGAAAGAACTTGATATTATCCTGGTCACCGGAGATGCCTATGTGGACCACTCCAGTTTTGGAACTGCAATAATCGGAAGAGTCCTTGAAGATGCCGGCTTCAGGGTAGGAATAATTGCCCAGCCACGCTGGGACAGTCCTGAAGACTTCAAAAAGCTTGGAAAACCCAGGCTCTTTTTTTCCGTAAGCGCAGGAAACACCGACTCAATGGTTAGCAACCTGACCCCCGGCCTTAAGCCGCGAGATAAGGACGCATATTCCCCCGGAGGTAAAGCAGGGCTTCGCCCGAATCGCGCAACAATCATCTATTCAAACAGGATAAAAGAAGCCTTTCCTGATGTGCCAATAGTACTTGGAGGAATTGAGGCTTCCTTACGGCGCTTTGCCCATTATGATTATCTTTCGGATAAGGTAAGGCAGTCAATTCTGGCCGACGCCCCTGCTGACCTTATAGTTTACGGCATGGGAGAACTCCAGATTGTGGAAATTGCAAAACGTCTTCAGAAAGGAGATGATCTCCGGGAAATAAGAGACATCCCCGGCACTGTCTGGAAAATGGAAGTCAAAGCGTGGAAAGAACTTAAAGAAAAGAGCAAAGGGACTACGGAAACTGTAGCTTGGGATATAGCCTCGGAAGCAGCCGAATTTCCCAAAGAATACATCGAAATCCCTTCGTTTTCTGAAGTTTCTCAGGATAAAGCAGCCTTTGCAAAGGCTTTCCGCACATACTTCCTTGAACAGAATCCTGTAACCGGAAAGGGTGTTGTCCAGCCTCATCCGAAGGCTGTGATCATGCAGAATAGGCCAATGCGCCCCCTGACAGAAGAGGAACTTGATCATGTTTATGAGCTGCCGTATATGGGTGAAGCTCACCCTTCCTATAAAGAACCCATCCCTGCTCTTGAGATGGTAAAATTCTCCCTGACAACGCACAGAGGCTGTTTCGGAGGCTGTTCCTTTTGCGCCATTACACAGCATCAGGGGCGCATGATTGCTAGCCGCAGCATCGAGTCCGTCCTGCGCGAGGCAAAGAAGCTTACGGAAAAGCCGAACTTCAAAGGTATAATTAACGGAGTCGGAGGTCCAACTGCCAATATGTACGGAATGGGGTGCAGGACTTGGGAAAAGAGAGGAGTCTGCCTGGATAAAGCCTGCCTCTATCCGCAGATCTGTCCTGCTCTTGACACCAGCCACAAAAAGCTGCTTGAATTGATGAAGCGTCTGCGCGAGCTTCCCGGGGTCAGGCAGGTCTTTACAGGCTACGGAGTACGCTATGATCTTGCCCTTGAGGATGAGGAATATTTAGAGGAGCTCTGCGCCCACCATATAAGCGGGCAGCTTCGGATTGCACCTGAACATTTCTCAAGGCGAGTAACCGATGCAATGTCCAAACCCGGAAAGGAAGTTTATGAGAAATTTACTGAAAAATTTGCTGCCTTTAACAAAAAATGCGGCAAGGAACAGTATATTGTAAACTACCTGATGTCGGGCCACCCGGGCTGTACCCTTAAAGATATGATAGAGATGGCAGAGTATGTGCGGGACCATGGAGGATATACCGAACAGGTTCAGGACTTCACTCCAACTCCCATGACAGTGTCAACCTGCATGTACTACACAGAGCTTGACCCGTTTACAGGCAAAAAAGTGTATGTTGCAAGGGACAAAAAAGAAAAAGCCATGCAAAGAGCCCTTATGCATTACAGGAGCCCTGCAAATTACGAGCTTGTATATGAGGCTCTAGAAAAGGCAGGACGGCTCGACCTCGTGGGAAATGCTCATAAGTGTTTGATAAGGAGAAGAGAAAGGAAAGAGAAGAAAAAACAGGAAAAGTAA
- a CDS encoding MBL fold metallo-hydrolase produces the protein MEVRYICPTAYDSSVYLVNGKVLIDAGMNSDLIIKQLEKHIKLTDLKLIVLTHCHYDHTAAAAAIAEKSGAEVGIHKADLEGVNDEYMSVSVLFGDRAPAVKPTIIYEEGDKIVIGNGEYLEVIHTPGHSKGSICLYEPVSKSLFSGDTVFPGGGFGRMDFEGSVPEKMLGSVEKLTKLDVKTLYSGHGAPADRDGNKQIMASYTMLKMMMGE, from the coding sequence ATGGAAGTCCGATATATTTGCCCTACAGCTTACGATTCCAGTGTCTACCTTGTAAACGGGAAAGTCCTTATCGATGCAGGAATGAACAGTGACCTGATCATTAAACAACTTGAAAAACACATCAAACTTACAGATCTTAAACTTATTGTCCTGACCCATTGCCATTATGATCACACAGCAGCAGCAGCAGCAATTGCAGAAAAGAGCGGGGCAGAGGTAGGAATACATAAAGCTGACCTTGAAGGTGTAAACGATGAATATATGAGTGTCTCCGTGCTTTTTGGAGACCGTGCACCTGCTGTTAAACCCACAATTATATATGAAGAAGGGGATAAAATTGTCATAGGAAACGGAGAATATCTTGAAGTTATTCACACTCCGGGCCATTCAAAGGGCAGTATCTGTCTCTATGAGCCGGTTTCAAAAAGCCTTTTTTCAGGAGATACTGTCTTTCCGGGAGGAGGCTTCGGGAGAATGGACTTTGAAGGTTCGGTGCCTGAAAAAATGCTTGGTTCCGTAGAGAAGCTTACAAAACTTGATGTAAAAACGCTATACTCCGGACACGGAGCTCCTGCGGATAGGGACGGAAACAAGCAGATTATGGCATCATACACTATGCTGAAAATGATGATGGGAGAATGA